One Echeneis naucrates chromosome 16, fEcheNa1.1, whole genome shotgun sequence genomic window, TACAGGAAGACATTCAACTGTACATCTCTAAAACCGAGGATCTTATTcttaaaatttaaacaaatcttCATTGTTTCTAGAATCAAATGACGGAcggaaaaaaaacttttcattgttgctgtttttttttttaacattatttgtAAGTAGAAAGTAAAGCCCccaaaattaaatgttaaagacagaaaaagttttCCTTTGTTGCTAATTACTAGCATGTAAAAAGGGTTTTTGTTGTACACCGTACaaagcttttacattttaaattgacCTGTGTGCTATCTGGGGTGCAGTGATGCTGCCGGTGGAGCATTTTTGCTTCAAACATGTCCTGCAGACAGTATGTGCGCTGGAGGCAGTGGTCCTGCGCAGTTTTGGCCCACAGGGAGGACAGGTACTGTTCACCAGAGACACAGGACAGGCCATGCTGAGCTGCAGTGGGACTCACATTCTAACTGCACTACACCTTGAGCATCCGCTGGCTAGGTAACGTGCAGACTAGATCTACGCTtcaatatgattttatttgtcaagtgttttgtttgttttttgtattgtgtATATATTGTACTTGTGTGTTCTTTCTTTTAGGATGGTGGTGGAATGTGTCCGGAAGCATAGCACTGCAACAGGAGATGGATCTAAAACCTTCATCCTCCTGCTGGCGTCATTGTTACGGATGATTCATACAATAGCTTGCAAGGAGCCCAATGTGTCTCACACTTATAATTCCAGGGAAGCAGCAGAGGCTGCCACTGCCAGGCACTTGGCTGACAAGCTATTGGTATTTGCATTGGAGGAAATGAACAGTCTTGTTGCCAAAGGAGTAGTCCCTTATGGATACTGTGTCTTGTGGGAGGAtttcacaacagaaacacaatcgCTACCTCATACAAACAACCATGGAGTTCAGAAGCTgctttcatctttctttcataCCCGTCTTGGTTACACCCACTGTGACTTAATAAGTAACCTCACTTGTAGACTGCTTCAGCAGTTGAAGTTTAACAACGACCAACCTTCCTTAGCACTTCAGTTTGTAAATGACAACTTCCCTGCACTACATACACCTGTGACAGGCTTCCCTATTAGCTGCTCACGTTTGATTGAGGGGCAGGTCATTCACAGGGACTTTGCCACACCCTGCCCTCAGACTGACCAAGCAGTTAAAGCTGTAGTTTTCACTGGATTCCTGCAGCCAAAATTGCTCAGTGGAGTTGATGTTCTTGAGGTGGGAAGTAGATTGCAGATGATGGAGGAAACTTCAAGGAAGGCAACAAGTTTTGTGGAGTTTAGTGTCTGGTCAGAAAGATCACTAGAATGTTTTCTTGAAAGCCTACAGAGTTTGGGTGTCTCTGTGCTTTTTTGTGCATTGAAACAGTCTCCTGCTGCCCTGGCCTCAGCTGCACAAGCAGAGATGTGTGTTGTGGAGTGTATCAGTGAAGATGAGCTGTCTCTCTTTGTCAAGCTAAGTGGGACAACACCTGTCTCGGACTGCAGCACAATTGAACCAGCGAATATAGCTACTCTGACCTTTTGCCATCGAATACTACTGGGAGTCCATAGGTATGATAACGTGTTGCTCTTTCTAAATCATAACATTTATTGAATGGAAAACATGCAATCTGCAAAAAAGATTTAATCACACAGTACATGGTTTTGATTACCTTTGTGTTCTTTATCCAATCATTGTTTTCTTCCGAAAAATCTAAATGAGCTATTTCTTCTTCCACAGATATGTTCATGTGGCTTTCCATGATTTAGAAGAAAGGATCATGTACAAACCCTCTAGTCTGGTACTTTGTGGCCCAggagaaggacagacagaccaGTATGCATGTGCCATTCAAGATGCCATCTGCATGATGCTTACAACTTGCAAATACATGGGTATGACTGCAACTACAGTACCAAAACGGGCTGTgccatcacaacacaaaaacacatcttcaTATACAGATGGTCAGTCTGGTAAAACGGTTGACACCTCCTCCAATTCACCTCCTTACCAGCGGGGTAGGATATTGCCTGGCTGCGTTATACCTGCTGGTGGGATATTTGAAATTCTCTTAAATCATGCCATCTTACATCATCGCCACGCAGTTTCTGAGAGCGCAGATATAGGTATCGATGCTGTTCCCCAGCTCTTGGCAAATGCTCTCCTGACTGTGCCTCAGCAGATTTACTCGAACAATCTGCGGCATTTTCTGCAGATTCAATCCAGAATTCTAAGATATTTACCaaatcagtcacacacacttcattttcCATACAAAGAAGAGCACAGCACAAGCCTCATACGAGGTAATGGTACAAGGGAAATTCCTGTAGAGGGTGGTGAACTAAGCATGCATTGTTGTAGAAAGGCAGACATGTCACCAAAAGTTTCTATGCTGGACACCGGCCTTGAATCTGTCTCCTGTAAATATGAGTTGCTTCTGGCTGTTTTGCAATGTCTTAGAAGTCTTCTCCGGGTGGATATGGTGCTGTGTACACAGACTGCTTTACATGCACGGTCTCAAAGACTTGCAAACATTTCCTGGGAGGGCACAGAGGATGAGCCTGATGACTGAGATTGTGTTGTATTCCATAAACATATTcttcttttcaaaattttctcaAGTATCAAAATGAAGTGGAAATAATTCCCAGTTACAGACTTTatagactttcttttttttgccccagCATTTTTTCTCTGTCCCACTGCAATACAGTTATCAGTTTATTAGGCCTGCAAGTCTGCATACCTACAGAGATAGTTAACACTAGTGTTCTGTGGTTGAGTTTATAGCTTCATGAAATGTTAATGTGGCTCTACACCATTCTGTTGTTAACCAAGGCTAGGTTTGGAAATAGCAATAGAAGGAGAAGGACAAAGTGTAAATCTCAGTATAGTACAGAGTGTGCAGTTGTTATTAAACTATGTGTTCATGTTAAGCAAAGTCACTAAGTGTTGATATTGGCCTCTTTCCTTTTGACCTCTCACTCTGGTTTAACACTTCTCCTTATCTCCGTTTTCCTTACCACTTCCTTTGGCTTGTAAACATTCTATTATATAAGCGGCATACACACTGAATATCATGGACACATCACctcacagatatacacacagacTTTTTATAATCAGTGTTATCTCTGTAATGGGGGTGGGGTAACTGAACAGCAACAGAAGGCTGTCAACAACCAAATCAACATGTACTTCCATGTGCTGTAATCAGAAGCATGTTAAGTCTATTCTCACCTCTTTTTAGGGAAATAATGAGTCATTAGATGTTAACTAGACACACAATCATACAAAAATGTGTATTGTTTATTGTAATCAGTGTGTGAAACTAATTTTGAATATAAATTTTCCGTAAAATAATTGTGGTAGGAAGAGCTCTTtgcattattttctgttttgatgtTTATCTCTGCATGAGTCACATTTGAGgtccaaaaatatcaaagagGCGAAAGCTGGGGAAGTATTCAGAGGGTTTTTTCTACAGCACATCCAAAAAATAcctgaaatgttgttttgaattttatctGGGCACCTACACCCTGCATTCCCCTAATATCACTTCTTAATGTAGTATACTAAACAGTTCACTGAATAGGGCTGATTTTTTGGATGTGGTTAAAGAACTTAGTCAGCGACTGACCAAGTGCGGTGCTGATAAAAAGTTATGGTTATTGTGGTTGTTGCACTGTATGTACTTGAGTAATTATATATCACAGTATAAAACTAGAGcccatttattacatttttgtttattttgatctCATTAATTTGTCTCTGTGAAACATTTTGCATATGGTATAAGTCAACCCAGTCtctgttaaatgaaaatgacattataaaatatataatcaaACCACACATACAGTTTAATCATCTGAGATTATAAATgttcagcaaataaaaaataacacatatacaaaatgttacaaaaagGCTTTTAAACAAGGCCAATTTAAATtatgggggaaagaaaagaaaggaataaaCAGAATGTCATCACAATGAAGGAACTGAGATGTTACTCTAAGAcctagcttaaaaaaaaaataaataaaaaatgcactgTCCCTATAGGTCAAAACTCAGCTGGCTACTTGTCACCATAGTTTGACTTAAGTGTTATAAGATTGAGGACTTGTAGAATTTGAATGGCTGCTGCTGTCTTGTGCTAGAGTGATGAGATTGCCTTTTTGTGTACCTGGACCATGACTCTTCTTGCCAGTAAGTGAACTCGAGTGGTAGCAATTGAAATGTGATCAGTATACAATAATATGATCTTTTGTTTAGATAATTAGCAGATCACAACACTAATTTTAACCAAATGACCACAAATTACACATTCCTGTTCTACATTGCCACTGAAGCAGATGACACCCATTCAGTTGGGCCTGTTAACCACATCAGATCTATCCAGCCCAGGAAGGTGGGCCTAAATATCAAAAGTACAGTTAAAACTGACGAATCAtgtaaaaatctgaaatatctgCACCCAACCAAGCTTCAGTTATCCACCTTAAACAAGCAGTGTTTGTCTTGGCAGTAGTGAGTCTATGACTCTAGGAATGACATCATGCAACATTAACAAGTACGTTAGGGTGTGAAGGGGGTCACACCACCTCTCGAGACTTCCTAATGGCACAGCATAGGAGCATGCTAAAGATCATCCCAAACACctgtaaaaagaggaaaagaaatacCACTTGTGTTTGTATTACCCACGTCTGTATTGTGTTCATCCTCCAGTTAAGCAGATGTTGAAATTTTCATAAAATCATACACTTACCATAATGACCCCGATAGTGATGCCCACCCCTCCTATGATGTGTAGTTTGGAGTCAAACACCTCGTCAATGGCATCAGGACAGCTCTGCAGAAATTAAGCATGATTCCTTTCAGCTTTGGCTCTAAATTTATGCTGAACACAAATTGTAGTATGGTATGTATAACAGCCTGAAAGTATGCAAGTGCCAGTAAACCattgtttccatggtaacatgGCACATAGGCTGAAGTAATTATCTGCAAGGAGAAGACTGATGGACTTGAACATGTCAGGCCGTCATTATGAATTTGACATACAGTAATTGCCCTGACTCTCACAGAGCTTGTGGATGTCTGACATCTTTTAGATCAATTGCTCGTCTCCCATTTcgattactttttttttttcttcctctgtctcttgaCGAAAGTACCTGTCCCTGTTAGTTGTACCTTGGTAATGAGCTCCTCAAGCACCCCTCCCTGGGGACAGATGTCTTTGACAGCATCTATAACACCACCAGTTGGACCACAGCAGTTCAGCTGTAAATATACAAAATCATATATTCAGACAACAAGTTGGCTTTCTGATGAAAAAATGCCTATCTCTTACTCATGTTACTGTTAAAAGAATGGCTCCAAAA contains:
- the bbs10 gene encoding BBSome complex assembly protein BBS10 produces the protein MLPVEHFCFKHVLQTVCALEAVVLRSFGPQGGQVLFTRDTGQAMLSCSGTHILTALHLEHPLARMVVECVRKHSTATGDGSKTFILLLASLLRMIHTIACKEPNVSHTYNSREAAEAATARHLADKLLVFALEEMNSLVAKGVVPYGYCVLWEDFTTETQSLPHTNNHGVQKLLSSFFHTRLGYTHCDLISNLTCRLLQQLKFNNDQPSLALQFVNDNFPALHTPVTGFPISCSRLIEGQVIHRDFATPCPQTDQAVKAVVFTGFLQPKLLSGVDVLEVGSRLQMMEETSRKATSFVEFSVWSERSLECFLESLQSLGVSVLFCALKQSPAALASAAQAEMCVVECISEDELSLFVKLSGTTPVSDCSTIEPANIATLTFCHRILLGVHRYVHVAFHDLEERIMYKPSSLVLCGPGEGQTDQYACAIQDAICMMLTTCKYMGMTATTVPKRAVPSQHKNTSSYTDGQSGKTVDTSSNSPPYQRGRILPGCVIPAGGIFEILLNHAILHHRHAVSESADIGIDAVPQLLANALLTVPQQIYSNNLRHFLQIQSRILRYLPNQSHTLHFPYKEEHSTSLIRGNGTREIPVEGGELSMHCCRKADMSPKVSMLDTGLESVSCKYELLLAVLQCLRSLLRVDMVLCTQTALHARSQRLANISWEGTEDEPDD